A part of Melittangium boletus DSM 14713 genomic DNA contains:
- a CDS encoding AAA family ATPase produces the protein MYLRHATIRDIRSIRDLTWTIPHKGPLPGWHVIIGDNGAGKSTVLRAIALALVGPREAIALRQDWNEWLRWDASAGIIGLILKRSSDHDRFAGTGRKPASQLIGISLTFERSQSDTKQVQLTAARIGRPNPERSVWGDGEGWFCASYGPFRRFTGGDKDQEKLFYSNPKLARHLSVFGESVALSECIEWLKLLQFKKLENDEEGALLEPLKNFINQPEFLPHEARLESISSKGVRFVDGNGCEVPVENLSDGYRSILSMTFELIRQLAKTYGPQRLFAPNDPTKVIVPGVVLIDEIDAHLHPTWQRRVGLWFRDHFPNIQFIVTTHSPLICQAATIGSIFRLPKPGSEEQAGMVTGIARDRLLYGNVLDAYSTGAFGDVPTRSPESLEKLERLAILNQKELAEGLSDTERAEQQQLRAQLPTAASALPSADTEVSGQ, from the coding sequence ATGTATCTGCGACATGCCACCATCAGGGACATCCGTTCCATCAGAGATCTCACGTGGACGATTCCTCATAAGGGTCCGCTCCCAGGCTGGCATGTCATCATCGGAGATAATGGGGCGGGCAAGAGCACGGTCCTTAGGGCGATCGCCCTCGCACTTGTCGGCCCACGAGAAGCCATTGCACTCCGCCAGGACTGGAACGAGTGGCTACGTTGGGATGCTAGTGCAGGTATTATTGGACTCATTCTCAAGCGAAGTTCAGATCATGATCGCTTTGCAGGAACAGGCAGAAAACCTGCAAGCCAGCTCATTGGCATCTCTCTCACATTTGAACGTTCCCAAAGCGACACGAAGCAGGTACAGCTCACTGCGGCTCGTATAGGGAGACCCAATCCTGAGCGTAGCGTCTGGGGTGATGGAGAGGGTTGGTTCTGCGCCTCATATGGTCCCTTCCGCCGCTTCACCGGTGGAGACAAGGACCAAGAAAAGCTTTTCTATTCCAATCCGAAGCTCGCACGGCACCTATCAGTATTCGGAGAGTCCGTGGCGCTCTCCGAATGCATTGAATGGCTCAAGCTGCTCCAATTCAAGAAACTGGAGAATGACGAAGAAGGAGCGTTACTTGAGCCTCTCAAGAACTTCATCAACCAACCCGAGTTCCTGCCGCATGAGGCTCGGCTCGAATCGATCTCCTCCAAGGGCGTCCGCTTCGTCGACGGGAATGGATGTGAGGTTCCTGTCGAGAACTTGAGCGACGGCTATCGCTCCATCCTGAGCATGACCTTCGAGCTGATCCGCCAACTGGCCAAGACGTACGGTCCGCAGAGGCTCTTCGCTCCAAACGATCCGACGAAGGTCATTGTGCCTGGCGTCGTGCTCATCGATGAAATCGATGCACACCTGCATCCCACATGGCAGCGCCGCGTGGGGCTTTGGTTCCGCGATCATTTTCCCAACATCCAGTTCATCGTCACAACACACAGCCCTCTCATCTGCCAAGCCGCGACCATCGGTAGCATCTTCCGTCTGCCCAAGCCTGGGAGTGAAGAACAAGCAGGAATGGTGACCGGCATCGCCCGGGATCGTCTGCTCTACGGAAACGTCCTGGACGCCTACAGCACCGGAGCCTTCGGCGACGTCCCCACTCGTTCGCCAGAGTCACTGGAAAAGCTCGAACGGTTGGCCATCCTCAACCAGAAGGAACTCGCCGAAGGGCTCTCCGACACCGAGCGAGCGGAGCAGCAGCAGTTGCGCGCCCAGCTTCCAACGGCCGCGAGCGCGCTTCCCTCCGCGGACACGGAGGTCTCAGGGCAGTGA
- a CDS encoding HTTM domain-containing protein, protein MAIERARARLFAPVDPASLVAWRVLFGLLMAVAVARFFAYGWIEEHYLAPRVLFPFAGLEWIRPWPREGMYAHFVLMGLGALGIASGVAYRPSALLFLLTFTYAHLIDRTYYLNHYYFISLVGLVMVCLPLGSVGKREHVPAWWLWLLRAQVGLVYVFGGVAKLKSDWLLHAQPLKIWLGASTDLPVLGRFFEWPWVPHAFSIAGALFDLGVVPALLWRRTRPFAFAAVVVFHVITRLLFPIGMFPWVMISGALLFFPPDWPRRLAAWARRKPRQERVPEAVPARRAWTGPALALTFLAVQCLLPLRHLLYPGDVMWTEEGFRFSWNVMLMEKDGVAEFRVSEPTTGKWWVVSPGKYLSPYQVKMMATQPDMLLTFAHYLAQDFAERGHPDVEVRVNAFASLNGRPRQRLVDPEVNLATVSPWQGTSTWVLPFKDVAPP, encoded by the coding sequence ATGGCGATTGAGCGGGCGCGCGCGAGACTCTTCGCGCCGGTGGACCCCGCCTCGCTCGTCGCGTGGCGGGTGCTCTTCGGGCTGCTCATGGCGGTGGCCGTCGCGCGCTTCTTCGCCTACGGGTGGATCGAGGAGCACTACCTCGCGCCCCGGGTGCTCTTCCCCTTCGCGGGCCTGGAGTGGATCCGCCCGTGGCCACGCGAGGGCATGTACGCGCACTTCGTGCTCATGGGCCTGGGCGCGCTGGGCATCGCGTCTGGCGTGGCGTACCGGCCGAGCGCGCTCCTCTTCCTGCTCACCTTCACGTACGCGCACCTGATCGACCGCACGTACTACCTCAATCACTACTACTTCATCTCGCTGGTGGGCCTGGTGATGGTGTGCCTGCCGCTGGGGAGCGTGGGCAAGAGGGAGCATGTGCCCGCGTGGTGGCTATGGCTGCTGCGGGCCCAGGTGGGACTCGTGTACGTCTTTGGCGGCGTGGCCAAGCTCAAGAGCGACTGGCTGCTGCATGCCCAGCCATTGAAGATCTGGCTTGGAGCGAGCACGGACCTGCCAGTGCTGGGACGGTTCTTCGAGTGGCCCTGGGTGCCACACGCGTTCAGCATCGCCGGAGCGCTGTTCGACCTGGGCGTGGTCCCCGCGCTCCTGTGGCGGCGCACGCGCCCGTTCGCCTTCGCGGCCGTGGTTGTCTTCCACGTCATCACCCGGCTGCTGTTTCCCATCGGCATGTTCCCGTGGGTGATGATCTCTGGCGCCCTGCTCTTCTTCCCACCGGACTGGCCCCGGAGGCTCGCGGCGTGGGCACGGAGAAAGCCCCGTCAGGAGCGCGTTCCCGAGGCAGTGCCCGCGAGGCGCGCCTGGACGGGTCCGGCGCTGGCGCTCACGTTCCTGGCGGTGCAGTGCCTGCTGCCCTTGCGCCACCTGCTCTATCCGGGCGACGTGATGTGGACCGAGGAGGGTTTCCGCTTCTCGTGGAACGTGATGTTGATGGAGAAGGACGGGGTGGCGGAGTTCCGAGTGAGCGAGCCCACCACGGGGAAGTGGTGGGTGGTGTCACCGGGCAAGTACCTCTCGCCCTACCAAGTGAAGATGATGGCGACGCAGCCGGACATGCTGCTGACGTTCGCGCACTACCTGGCCCAGGACTTCGCCGAGCGAGGACATCCGGACGTGGAAGTGCGGGTCAACGCCTTCGCGAGCCTCAACGGGCGGCCCCGGCAACGACTGGTGGACCCGGAGGTGAACCTGGCCACGGTGAGCCCGTGGCAGGGCACGAGCACGTGGGTACTGCCCTTCAAGGACGTGGCGCCGCCCTGA